The genome window AGAGGTTACGGCGGAAGAGCTCGGCGGCGCCGACGTGCACACGCGTATCTCGGGCGTAGCCGATCACCTCGCCAACGACGATATCCACGCGCTGGGCATCGTCCGCGAAATCGTCCGCAACCTGCACCGCGAATTGCCCAAGCAATGGGACCGCCAAGAAGCACGCCCGCCGAAATACGATCCGCGCGATATTTACGGCATCATCCCGTCGGATAGCCGCACCGGGTACGACGTGCGCGAGGTCGTCGCGCGCCTGGTCGACGATTCGGAATTTCACGAATTCAAAGCGCGCTACGGCACCACGCTCGTGTGCGGGTTCGCGCACATCGAAGGCCACCCCATCGGCATCATCGCCAACAACGGCATCCTGTTCAGCGAGAGCGCGCTCAAGGGCGCGCACTTCATCGAACTCTGCGTGCAGCGCGGAACGCCGCTGCTCTTCCTGCAGAACATCACCGGCTTCATGGTCGGCAAAGCCTACGAAAACGGCGGCATCGCGCGCGACGGTGCGAAATTGGTGACGGCCGTCGCTTGCGCCGAGGTGCCGAAATTCACCGTCGTCATCGGCGGCAGCTTCGGCGCCGGCAACTACGGCATGTGCGGGCGCGCGTATTCGCCGCGCCAGCTCTGGATGTGGCCGAACGCGCGCATCAGCGTGATGGGCGGCCCGCAGGCGGCCAGCGTGCTCTCCACCGTAAAGGGCGCCATGACCGACGACGAACGCCATAAGTTCGAAGCGCCGATCCTCGCTAAATACGAGAGCGAAGGCAACCCGTACTACTCCACCGCGCGGCTCTGGGACGACGGCATCATCGACCCGCTCGATACCCGTCGCGCGATCGCCATCGGTTTGGATGCCGCCGCAAATGCGCCGCTCCCGACGACGCATTACGGCATCTTCCGCATGTAATGGCAGCGCCCATCGCAAGCGCGCGGAGCGCGGTCTTTCTGTCGTATGCGGGCATGTGCGCGATCTGGGGAACGACCTGGCTCGTCATCAAAGTCAACCTGCATTACATCCCGCCGATCACCGGCGTCGGATTCCGATTCCTCATCGCAGGCTTGGCGCTGTACGCCGTCGCCGCGATGCGCGGGGAGCTACGGCGCTTCTCCGAGGTACCGTGGAAGCTGGTGCTCGTGCTTGCGGTGATGCTGTTCGGCTTAAATTACGTGCTCACGTATACTGCCGAGACACGCCTGGATTCCGGGCTTGTCGCGGTGCTGTTCGGGACGCTGCCGTTCTT of Candidatus Dormiibacterota bacterium contains these proteins:
- a CDS encoding carboxyl transferase domain-containing protein, translating into MALIESRLDRRSESFAKNASRIEGLVDDLREQLLAVRSGGGPEAVAKHRKRGKLPARERIDRLIDPGSAFLELSALAANGMYGGDSPAAGVITGIGVVEGQHCVIVANDATVKGGTYYPMTVKKHLRAQEIAEQNHLPCIYLVDSGGAFLPLQADVFPDRDHFGRIFYNQARMSGKRIPQIAAVMGSCTAGGAYVPAMSDETVIVKGNGTIFLGGPPLVKAATGEEVTAEELGGADVHTRISGVADHLANDDIHALGIVREIVRNLHRELPKQWDRQEARPPKYDPRDIYGIIPSDSRTGYDVREVVARLVDDSEFHEFKARYGTTLVCGFAHIEGHPIGIIANNGILFSESALKGAHFIELCVQRGTPLLFLQNITGFMVGKAYENGGIARDGAKLVTAVACAEVPKFTVVIGGSFGAGNYGMCGRAYSPRQLWMWPNARISVMGGPQAASVLSTVKGAMTDDERHKFEAPILAKYESEGNPYYSTARLWDDGIIDPLDTRRAIAIGLDAAANAPLPTTHYGIFRM